The Acropora muricata isolate sample 2 chromosome 7, ASM3666990v1, whole genome shotgun sequence genomic interval GCCTGGATAAAAGTGCTTATACTCTTCATTGTCCTTGTCCTTCCATTTCTCTTTCCCCTTATTCGCGACCATGCTGCTATATTCTTTGGTTTTTATATGTACAGCTACATCATCAGTTGGAAAGTGTTTCATTTCGAGCTTTTTGGTCAAGTGTCGTACTCTGATTCATTGTTCTATGCATTCTTATTGGTATCAGCTGTAGCCGGGCTTATATTTCCGATAATTGGTCCAATCCATCGGAGTTGCTTGAACCGCTATTACAGGTATGTCTGCTGAATCATTAGTTCCACGTATATTCAGAAATGAACGTAATAACATGCACGCTTAATTTTGCTAAACGTCGGGTAGTTTCAGAGGAAGTTGCAGTGTAAACCAGCTCTTTGAAAATATAGTGTTTGTGTTTAGATTTAGTGGTAATGCCTGCTTTGTGTtaagtttaatttattttttttacaataggATTAGATCactaattatttctttttaggTAGAGCGACACTTAGCAAACTGTATaatttgcttgtatttttcGCCAGAAGAGAGGTTAAAGTTAATGACAAGGATCAGCGGTTAACTCTTATAGAAAACAGCATGCATCTAATTTAGTTCAATTCTGGACAGTATTAATACTAATGCTACAAGTATGGTGTAGGTTCTAGGGTTAAATAAGGTTGAATAAAGCGATGTCTAATTGAGTTCCGTTAAACAAAAGGGAAACTAATGCATGGCTAAATAATATCAGATGGCACTAGGCGCTGGAAGACTTTAATAGTCACAATTGAttcctgattggctgagaatgtGGTGGGAGTTTTCTGAAGGGTTGCCATATAACCCCTTTGCACACTCTAAGATCTCCTGGTTAGTCAAAATGCTGTTCTCTTACCCTTTCCTGCCCGGCTGGAAGGATTGAAGAAGTCTTATTTACAGCAAATGCAGCTTGAAAGCAGCCAGGTTTAATTGTGAAAATTGGAGAAAAGCGTAGTCTTGGCTCCAgcttatttttgtctttttattatGCTTAAGAAGTGAAGGACTGGTGTAGATGAACAAAGGGTTTTTAATTTCactgtttctttttgttatgttttgtttttgtcttttcgtcttttctttttctcttttttttaagaaatgaaattgagataattattattacgaTATATCACTGCGGACGAATGAACAATAACATAACGCGCTATTTGTCCACCATAGAAATTGGGAGAGGGTAGAATCAAAATCATCTGAACAAGGGTAGTTGATCGTAAAGCGTTGTGACACGTCACTCTCTTTTCTGGGACAAAGCAGATAAGGACTAAACCTCCGAGTTTCATTGCTAAACGCAGCTTAATAACCAAGCAAGTTCTCAAATGAAATTCATCTTCTCTCTCACTGATAGAAATCGTCTCACAAAGGCGTTCTTTAAGACACAGCCAGCGCCATGTCACATGGAGGATGTGTTTTTGTGTTGTGTTAATACGTGCTCTACAAGAGGCGAGAAAATATCGCTAAATTTGGCAGATCTAAAAAATCAAAGTCAATTCCCGACTTTTATCAGTAACATTACAGTGAACGACTGGAATATCACTGGAAATGGATCGGGAGATAACTATCACCTTATTGCGTTCTCACCTTATGAAGTTAAAGTTATTGGCAAGTACGTGGACGAAGATGGCGAACGAACAGAGGCGCCTAATTTCAAGGATCATTTCTCCCCAAATCATATGACACTATCTTCAGCTGCGGCAATATCTGGGGCTGCGGTCAGTTTTGACATGGGAAAGTACGAGAGcaaatttgacatgtttctcGGTTTACTATCCTTGCTTGGCATTGGAATGGAGGACGAAAAAGTTAGTAAGCCAGACGCAGAGGCAAAGCGTGACTGGCGATCTAAGGTTTGTTACTTTAATTTCCTTGCAACTCTCACGTTTTTTGatgtttaattttgttcccAGCTTCGACTGCGACTCCCACGAAGTATCAAATTAGCGGCTTGGTAAATAGCTGCATTAGAGCTTGCGTACATGCTATTACAAAATGAATGACAGAAAAGGTTTATTTTGTCTCCACTAATCAACGGGATGACCGCAGCAATGACATTTGGATGCGTTGGCCAGCCAAACCACCGTACTGTCTATTTAATCTTGTGTACATACATGCAAACGATGCACGTGAATTTATAGAACCAAGGCACCGAATCGAAGCCTGACACAAAAACCCTAGAAATTAACAGGCGTAAGAAATGGGGGAAATTGTGCCCCTGACGAAGGCAAAGCTGCTACCCTTGGGTTCTTACAGTATACTACAAAGAGGCCATATCACAAATATCAACGGTCACTACAAAGGTTTAAAGGGTATAGATCCCGATCCATGGCAATAGTAACAAGTGGCCGTTAAGTGGAAAAGGGTGGTCGTAGAATGATTTACCCACAAACAACCTCGACCATTACAAACCTGAGACCCGTTACCCTCTGTGCGCCTGATGCCACCGACGAGACTTCTGATGCTCGCCCCCAAAATAACAATTTACGCAAACTTAAACAATTATCACAAATAATAACGTGATGGGATAAATCTAGCTCCTAGGgttttcactccagtgctgtctATCTCTTACGTGTTTCCTTGTGTCATCGTAAGATTGTGTTTGAACGGGAACAGGGATAGTCCTAACGTGGTTATGTTACAGGGCAAAAGTTTTTTCTCCACGTCTacctctttctcttttttttttcttcctcttttttttttttatctttttttttttcatctgtttcAGTGCCTAGCCCCCTTTTTGGTAGAGTTTGGTCTCAATGTCCCACTTATGGTAGGACTTCTAGTTTATTATTTTGGAGATAATGCTACTTTGGCTGCACTTTCGGTCACTCTTCATGTGGCTATTGTCCCACTACTAATATCTTTTGCTATATTTGGTGGAGGATGTTCCAGATGGTGGATTTCTACTCCCATCTGGTAAGTGCTATTAATTTAAGCGCTACAACGAAgacttttttcgtttgttttctcGTCGCCTTTTTTGAAATGAAGTTGATTGAATGACTACTAATACTATACGAAAAAAGAGTCCTTCATGCTTTTTGTTCTGAAAATGACTAGGTATTGAATAACACGAGAAGTCCTCTAAAATTGCCCATAATTAATTGCGGTTCTAAAGCCCTCGGGCTTCCCGAATATTGTTTCAGGTGCTGTGACATCATGACAACAAATATCGGGGAATATCTATAGATCGAAAGCGATGAGACAATGGAATATTTACGGTGCGAAGGAGGCGATTTCAACTGCTCTAACAAACGCATTTGTTGTTTCGGCTGATATTTTACTTTTCGTACTGCCGCAATTTCAGTCATTCCAAAAATCGTAGCGCATACAGCAAAGAGACCTGGATCCACTCACTTGAAACATGAGCCGAGATGACGCGGTCAACTTTGGTATCCACAGAGTTTGTTGTGAGAGCTACAGATGCCTCCTTCCAGTCATCCTCTATTAGATTTTCAACTTAAAATTTTCGCAAATTAAGTAGAAGTCAATAATCTAGGCTTTGAATTTTAAAGACAGTGATTTTGGGCCATACTAGCTATTTCAAGTATGCAAACCACACAGCTTCCCttttaaacattaaaatacttggaaaaaaaaacatgaacaagTGGTCAGTTGTCAGCCCTTGCATAGAGATAAAGCAATAGTGATTAAAATTCAGAATATTCCAAAGAACTCTACTTTTTAACGGTCCCATATATAGCCTGTATATTAGGGGTATTGGAGAAGGCTCTCGAAGTCAGAGCCGGAATTTGAACCCAAGAAAACGAACAATCGAAGACTTATCAGCGCTGTAATTCATGCCAGGAATTGTTACTGTCAGTAATGTGTTGTTTGTGCTTTGCACAGGTTCCTGATGACACGGATATTTTTGATACGATCTGTTTGCGATTTTTTGAACATCACCACCGTTGGCAAAGATCCACCTCACGTCTTACAGTTGAGCGATGGGGGTCACTTTGAAAACCTGGCTCTGCTTCCTCTGCTAGAGAAAAAGTTGCCTAAAATACTCGTAGTTGATGGTTCATGCAACTCTGGAGCAGATAGTCAGGCTAAAGGACTCCTTGATGCACTAGAACTAGCGCAAAAAAAGCTTCATTGTTGGTTTGAAGGAGAAAACGTCAAAGACATAAAGGAGGATATCAGAACTGAGTTTCTTACCAAGGATGGCGATGGAAAACTGCCAAGATGCTACAAATTTTCTGTTCATTATTCAGCCAAACCCAACGAGGAGAGGACCACCGGGGAAATATTGTTCTTAGTTCCAAGGCATCCAAGCGAAAGTAAAAGTTTGGAACCCGAAACTGACGATGAGAATGGACAACCATGCTGCCAACCGGAAACATGCATGAAAAACGGGAGACATTCATGGAATTGTTTTAATAGCAACCTCGATGCAGAATGGGGATTTGGCCCTGAGCTGAGAGAAGATGAGGTAAAAAGACTCAACTGGTGTTGCTGTTTATGCTGTCACAATTGCTCATGTAAGGGATGTTGCCACACTCTGTCTTCCTGTTGCCTTGGAAAGTTTCCTAGTCACAGCACTGGAAATCAATTTTTTACGCCGGATATGTTCAGGGAGTACCATCGCGAAGGATATGCAGCTTGCATTGAAGCAAAAGGGGACAAATTTATCGAAAGTAACTAGTAGCGTTTTAGGGTTTTTAGTTTTGAGCATGAAAAGTACGCATCAACATCAAAGTACTTATCCTCAAGTTTAAGGCGTTACACGGCCCTGCGCCCCAGTATCTACAGTCCTTAATTAATATCAAGACATCCTCAAGCGTTCTAATACTCTACTTTTAGCTATGCCATTAGTGAGCCTCGCTCAATGCATGTTTATAGTTTTAAAGCTCATCTTTGACCCGCATATATGTAACAGAGACTTTATAAACATTTACTATTTTCACATAATACCGTTGTTAAATATTTCATAATTAGTTTTAGGCCTTAGCATATTTTTAGTTAgatgtttgtcttttattttgcGTATTTCTAATTTTGGAATGCGCATCTGATCATAAAgcgaataaattattattattgttattattattattattattattattacgagATTGTATCTTTCAGTGTCATCTTGATTCCAAGCAAATAATAAGGAATCGTAGCATTTGCATTCACGATAAGTTGATATAGTTTAATACTAATGGGATCGTGACCTTAAATATGAAATTAGATGAAGCTATTTTCGTCGTACGTCGTATTGTGAACAGTGATAATTAGGGTGTTAGCAAATAAGCATAATATCCATTGTAAGCGAACAATAGCAGTTTGTATTTATACATGGTTTCCTCTGATGTCTACCTTGTTTTGGCCATGTCTTCTTTCCTAGGCCAGGAccaatttaaattcaaattattttttacaGTCTTAATATGTGAGAAAATTTGATTTCGCCACACGAACCCCAAATTAAGATTCCACATGTTACAAACGGTAAGATAAccttaaaataaaaatctatTCCGGTCTGCCTGGGAAGAAAGTACACTTACTTCAGGGATTTCAGTAAATTCAGCTTTTGACATTAAGATTTTATCAGTTAATTTAAATGCCTGTCCCTCTTTAGTTGGTTGTCTATTTCAAGCGAGATCTAGACTTCTAGTAGAGCTTACTTCATTCAGAAGACGGTCTCCTGGCAGTGTGGCTCGTTTGGGTCCAAAGAACTGCTGTTTCAAATAAGGCGATTCTGTGACAAAATATATGAAGCAGTAAATAAGAATTACGTGTGCATTTTGACAGAGTGTGAATAAATTATAAACTGACTGTGATCCTGCGGTGGGAGCATTTTGAGGTTCAACGTAAGTGGACGGGTACTCTGTAATCTAGCCCGTCGCTTTACTGTCgaacaaaattgctggaattaaATTCGTGTGAAATACATTCGTCTTATTGCGACGTTTAATCAGGGCCTAAATTACAAATATACATTTGGGCTTTTGTCGTATTACAGTGCATAAGCCTTACAAACGCATCATCTGCTTATTGATCATTTCATATAAATGCAGTTTTTAAAATGCACCCCCTATTAAATGAGGGGCTGGAGGGTTCCTAATCGTTTAGTGGAGGTTTACCATTCTCCAAATAAACGCTCTTGCATAAATTGTTTTCCAATGACTGATTAAAGTGCGAAAATTCGCTTCTGACTAATGGAACGGATTAGAGCAACTAACATAATGTTGGTTTTATTCTCATTTGATGGTGTCACTGGAAGGTCAATTAAGGAGCCTATTTCGAGGGATGAGCTAACCTATGCAACACTGTATGGTTAGAGGATATTTTTACTAAACTAATATCCACGAAACACAACCTACGTACAGGATCATCCAAGTCAATGAATTCGTTTGTTTGGTCGGCAGCAACAACTCCTTTGATAGGTTAATTGGCCCTATAATTCACCAATAGGCCCAAATTCGGAGAAATAGTTTTGACGTCGTAGCATATAATTTCCTAAAAAATCTTGTCATGCAACATATCGCGTGACATGCAATGATGGCGAATTAAACCCCAATGAACCCATCTTCGATTCCTCACGAGGAAATTAAATAAGCTGCCGTAAGAATTTCAGAGTAGAACAAGTGTATTTGAAAACGAGAATAAAGCAAAACTAGGAACTGCCCTGTCAGACCCGTCCCTTGAAGCTAACAAGAAACGGTTAAGATCTCCTAAGAACCGGTTTAGATCTCATCACGGGTACCATCAATTcaataaattggcctgctcccatcgtatgggtcttcatagttTAGTTgatggagcactgcagcgctaacacagaggccatgggtttgaatcccgttgaagcccagAAAACATTTTTCGAGCTTgcattgcgattgcttaaatcgtaatcacaactgcgatgatcacctCTTTATTTCATTCGATGActgcagttcacataatattcgtAAGAAGAGAACAATAGACCATAGCACTAAAACAAATAGCAGTTATCGATCTTTTGCTTGAGTTTTGGCTATTTTGCCGAGTGATCGCTTTTTGAAGGGCACAGGTTCTCTTCTTTTTAAATCCGTTGGTGTATTAACCATGGTTTTTGAAGCCTGACAGCGAATGGAATGAGAATAAATGCGGATGGAAAACGCGCACtaaataagaacaaaaaaaaatggttttatcaaaagggTTGGTGAAGGttgaataggccttttgcagctaacgatcacgtggtacaaaatgcgccatgctggagggcaagctcattattattatgtacaAGTGCATTAATAATCTGGGTCAAGCTTAGCTCTGTAACTTGCTTGCCCCAAGAACACCAAATTACTATTTtcgcaaagaaagaaaacagtcaTGCTCCCAAAACCAAAAAAGTGATTACCTGAAGCGAAGCTTAAGTTACAGTGGTGCACTTCTATGGAACAATTTTCCTGAGGAAATACATACATCAGTAAGCTTCTTTAAGAGAAGCAAGTTCCCATAGATGGTTTTCTGATCAGTTCTACCACACGGCAAATACGTAAAGCAGTTCAGTTTTCAGAAAttttaattgattttctttGTGGAACTGATGTTTTTAACCATGTTGAAATAAAGTTATCGTTCATTTAATCGTCCTTTGAACTATTGGATCCTGAAGTACAAAATTCTAACACCATTCCTCAGTAAGACTTAACCCTTTAAGTCCCGTTAGTCCAAATGGCACTCTCTCTAAGGcaagatgattttactcgtcaacgtGGAAAACCACGGCACTGAAAGAGTCAAGGAAGGTTCTTGTTCTACAAAAACGAGCCCTTCATCGTTTGTCTCTTCTAATATTCTGCCAATTGAAGGCTTTAGTTTGAAACAGTATCTACCCTCGTGCATAATATCTCTGATAAGTCTGTACCGAAGAGCATTCAAAACCTTTTTGCTCATCTAGCATTGATAAATATAATACAAGATCCTCAGCTATATAAGCAACTATTTTGTTGGCGAATGGCAACTTAGCTTACAATTGAAGTCTTTTGCCAACTTTGGAACAAGAATATGGAACTCTCTTCATCCTGACTGGCGCGCACTTACAAAAAGGTCATTCCAAAAACGAATTAAGAAATTTCTGCTTACAGTTACTGTAGTCAGAGTTGAGGATGCTTATGTTGATGTCTACTCTTTGATAACAAACCTGAGCAATCATTACTATGGCACCCTATAATTTTGTTCTGTTTCTTCATTCATTCACTTATTTTGTCAATgctattgtaataattaataCGTAACTTTTCTTCAGTCTATCTATTGTTTAACACTATAGTATATTGTTTATCTAAATAGCTTTTTTACTACGTTTAGTGCCTTATGTAATATACATGTGTCACTACATTCCACGCCTCGATTAGCATTGGTACACACATGTTGTGTTGATTGCAAAatttaactgtaatttttgaaGATATAGAACAAGAACTTGCATTTGAACCTCACCAAAAGGAGTGTAAAACTGTACCACACTTACGTCTTCGCCCTGtaaaacaacagcaaacaaaataacaatttatgAGCGCTATTTTTCTGTTAACTTCAGTACCCCACAAGAATCAACCACTCGGTTGTTTAGTTTTGCCCAAGACGATGCTTaaataaatgtattttttcaGTTTATCACTTCTTAATCTGACTTTATGTCCACTGTATAATTCCTATCCGTCCTGTGGTTTTCTTTGCCCAAGAAAATGCTCATCATTATTTTCAATGCCACTAATATTCTTAGTTTGATGGTGGGTGTACTGTGTTACTCCTGCCTGTCCGGTGTATTTCTGCATTCAAACAACAACAGACAACACTGCTCCATACTTATTCAATTGTATGTTCAAAACAGTCATGGAAGTGTCAATCAAAACagaatctaaaaaaaaaatggttacgaaaacaacaaagcaaatcATGACCCTTGGCTGTTCGTTAGAGCATCTGACTGCCAAGTGGGAGGTCGCTCGTCTGGACCCTGGTCTAGCGATAAAACTGAGGATATATTACTGCCTTTAAAACATATGGCCTGACTGCATTAGTTGGTAGCACATTGGTTGGACAGCTATGGCAGCTAGTTTCAGAAGTCATGATTTAATGTTTGAACCCCTTCCAGTCAACTTTTCAGGTTTTGCCAGTCATTGGTGCAATCGGGCCACCATGATAGTACACTTTGGTGTAACTCCATTTCACTTGCTGTACCGCACAATTTGGACTCAATGTTTGGTataagagaaataattattccaaCCAATTTCCCCAAAAGATTCTGATCTCAATGCATACTGTTGTGTTCAGCTTAATAGCATGTTCAGTCAGCCATTTTAGTTATATTGAATATAGGTGGGTAAATTGCTGAGTACATATCCAAACCTATGATGCAGTTTTCACGCTCACTGTTGGGAAATACGATACAAACCTTAAAAAGAATCCAAACAATGATGAGGCCTTTATGGTCACTGATGGTTACTATTGTTCATTGCATGCCATAATTTACTTGCACTGCACCACAATGCAGCCAACATGGTTAGACAGGATGTTTTAACCCTTACCCTCCCAAgggctccccattgacgagtaaaatcgtctggcgttagacagagtaaaatctataagtgccaattggcactcacgggaGGGGAAGGGTTAAACAGTAGCCATGGCAAGGGTTGCAGACCAAAATCCCTTGTCTTCTAGAATGATTTATGGTGTGCTCTCCCAGAAAACACTTTGAACATATTAGCCTCAAATGATTGCATCTGGTGAATTTTTGGGTCGGCTTGGCACCCTCTTTCGTAAATAACAGCTTATATTTAACACAACTCATGAGCTTTTGTATCTCATTCTCCAGCTATTTCTAGCCAGTAGCTTCATTGGGAAAAGCATAGATGTTTAACAAAGTGCTAGCCAACAATTAACAGTGCAAGAACCATGTATGCAATTCTTATTTTCAGTGGTTTGAAATCTTCCCGTAAGATACGAAGCAAACCACTCGTT includes:
- the LOC136923411 gene encoding uncharacterized protein: MEDVFLCCVNTCSTRGEKISLNLADLKNQSQFPTFISNITVNDWNITGNGSGDNYHLIAFSPYEVKVIGKYVDEDGERTEAPNFKDHFSPNHMTLSSAAAISGAAVSFDMGKYESKFDMFLGLLSLLGIGMEDEKVSKPDAEAKRDWRSKCLAPFLVEFGLNVPLMVGLLVYYFGDNATLAALSVTLHVAIVPLLISFAIFGGGCSRWWISTPIWFLMTRIFLIRSVCDFLNITTVGKDPPHVLQLSDGGHFENLALLPLLEKKLPKILVVDGSCNSGADSQAKGLLDALELAQKKLHCWFEGENVKDIKEDIRTEFLTKDGDGKLPRCYKFSVHYSAKPNEERTTGEILFLVPRHPSESKSLEPETDDENGQPCCQPETCMKNGRHSWNCFNSNLDAEWGFGPELREDEVKRLNWCCCLCCHNCSCKGCCHTLSSCCLGKFPSHSTGNQFFTPDMFREYHREGYAACIEAKGDKFIESN